The following are encoded together in the Paludisphaera mucosa genome:
- a CDS encoding zinc-dependent alcohol dehydrogenase, which yields MKAVVFHGLGDIRLDEVSEPRIEQATDAIVRLTASAICGTDLHMIRDTMPGMTPGTIMGHEGVGVVEAVGASVRDFRVGDRVVVPSTICCGRCAYCTAGYQSQCDNANPNGKEAGTAFFGGPKTTGPIDGLQAEFARVPLADPTLIKLPDQMDDDRAILLSDIFPTGYFGADSAEIKGGDTVCVFGCGPVGLFAIISAKLLGAGRVFAVDTLPDRLEKARELGAETIDFNAESPVERLKELTGGIGVLRAIDAVGVDAYRPESGPAHAESRAKKAQFKEEQKEVQLEGSGATWGGQWVPGDAPSQALTWAVKALAKAGTLSIIGVYPETMTRFPIGVAMNKNLTLQMGNCPHRKYIPRLIEAVVAGKVDPLKVLSEIEPMTDAISAYKAFDSRKSGWVKVELKPGA from the coding sequence ATGAAGGCGGTGGTTTTCCACGGACTCGGCGACATTCGACTCGACGAGGTCTCCGAGCCCCGGATCGAGCAGGCGACCGACGCGATCGTGCGGCTGACCGCGAGCGCCATCTGCGGAACCGACCTGCACATGATCCGCGACACCATGCCCGGCATGACGCCCGGCACGATCATGGGGCACGAAGGGGTCGGCGTCGTCGAGGCCGTCGGGGCGTCCGTCCGCGACTTCCGGGTCGGCGACCGCGTGGTCGTGCCGTCGACCATCTGCTGCGGTCGCTGCGCCTACTGCACCGCCGGCTACCAGTCGCAGTGCGACAACGCCAACCCGAACGGCAAGGAGGCCGGGACCGCATTCTTCGGCGGCCCCAAGACGACCGGGCCGATCGACGGCCTGCAGGCCGAGTTCGCCCGAGTCCCGCTCGCCGACCCTACGCTCATCAAGCTGCCGGACCAAATGGACGACGACCGGGCGATCCTGCTGTCCGACATCTTCCCGACCGGCTACTTCGGGGCCGACTCGGCCGAGATCAAGGGCGGCGACACCGTCTGCGTGTTCGGCTGCGGCCCGGTCGGCCTGTTCGCGATCATCAGCGCCAAACTACTCGGGGCCGGTCGAGTCTTCGCCGTGGATACGCTCCCCGACAGGCTCGAAAAGGCCCGCGAGCTGGGTGCCGAGACGATCGACTTCAACGCCGAGAGCCCGGTCGAACGCCTCAAGGAGCTGACGGGCGGCATCGGGGTGCTGCGGGCGATCGACGCCGTCGGCGTGGACGCCTATCGTCCGGAGAGCGGACCGGCCCACGCCGAGTCGCGCGCCAAGAAGGCACAGTTCAAGGAGGAGCAGAAGGAGGTCCAGCTCGAAGGCTCGGGGGCGACATGGGGCGGGCAATGGGTGCCGGGCGACGCGCCGTCGCAGGCCCTGACGTGGGCGGTCAAGGCCCTGGCCAAGGCGGGCACGCTCTCGATCATCGGGGTCTACCCGGAGACCATGACCCGGTTCCCGATCGGCGTGGCGATGAACAAGAACCTCACCCTCCAAATGGGCAACTGCCCGCACCGGAAGTATATCCCTCGACTGATCGAAGCGGTCGTCGCCGGCAAGGTGGACCCCCTGAAGGTGCTGTCCGAGATCGAGCCGATGACCGACGCCATCTCGGCGTACAAGGCGTTCGACAGCCGGAAATCCGGTTGGGTGAAGGTCGAGTTGAAGCCCGGGGCGTGA
- a CDS encoding MFS transporter encodes MSTDDAEPDRRSRLSAMGRAFGNRNYRLFFAGQGVSLVGTWMTRLATGWLVFRLGGAEAPWLLGVVSFAGLAPTFFLGPLAGVFVDRWDRHRVMVVTQVLSLVQSAALAWVAFRAEGGAASIWLIVVLSAAQGAINAFDMPARQSLLVEMVGRREDLPNAIALNSSLVNGARLVGPALAGAVIAAAGEAWCFVVDAVSYVAVVAALTAMRLPSRPMRASAESVGRHLVEGARYAFGFPPIRALLLLLALISFATMPQTVLLPVFAAQVLGGGPHTLGVLSAATGLGALCGALYLASRPSVLGLGRVIVAAAVLLGLGLAGFSRSGSLWLSAAMLTATGAGMMVQMAASNTLIQTMVDEDKRGRVMGFYGMAFQGAAPFGSLLSGWLAGVAGARNVVLGSGVLVLLGGLAFAMQLPRLRSHARPIYVRLGILPGVGAASATAMPPALAEAG; translated from the coding sequence ATGTCGACGGATGACGCGGAGCCGGATCGGCGATCACGGCTCAGCGCGATGGGCCGAGCGTTCGGGAACCGGAATTATCGGCTCTTCTTCGCGGGGCAAGGCGTCTCCCTCGTCGGCACCTGGATGACCCGGCTCGCGACCGGGTGGCTGGTCTTCCGCCTTGGCGGCGCGGAGGCCCCGTGGCTGCTCGGGGTCGTCAGCTTCGCGGGCCTCGCCCCGACGTTTTTCCTCGGCCCATTGGCCGGGGTGTTCGTGGACCGCTGGGATCGTCACCGCGTGATGGTGGTCACCCAGGTGCTTTCGCTCGTTCAGTCGGCGGCCCTCGCTTGGGTGGCGTTCCGCGCCGAGGGGGGGGCCGCCTCGATATGGCTGATCGTCGTCCTGAGCGCTGCGCAAGGAGCGATCAACGCGTTCGATATGCCGGCCCGGCAGTCCCTGTTAGTCGAGATGGTGGGTCGTCGCGAGGACTTGCCCAACGCCATCGCCCTGAATTCGTCGCTGGTCAACGGCGCGCGGCTCGTCGGCCCGGCGCTCGCCGGTGCCGTGATCGCCGCAGCGGGCGAGGCGTGGTGCTTCGTCGTCGACGCGGTCAGCTACGTGGCGGTGGTCGCGGCCCTGACGGCGATGCGCCTGCCGTCGCGGCCCATGAGGGCCTCTGCCGAGTCGGTCGGGCGGCATCTGGTCGAGGGGGCGCGGTACGCGTTCGGCTTCCCGCCGATCCGGGCCTTGCTGCTCCTGCTGGCCTTGATTAGCTTCGCCACCATGCCCCAGACGGTGCTCTTGCCGGTGTTCGCGGCTCAGGTGCTCGGCGGGGGGCCGCACACGCTCGGCGTGCTGTCGGCGGCGACCGGACTGGGGGCCTTGTGCGGGGCCCTCTACCTGGCCTCGCGGCCCTCGGTCCTCGGGCTGGGCCGGGTGATCGTGGCCGCGGCTGTTCTCCTCGGGCTAGGGCTGGCGGGATTCTCACGTTCCGGATCGCTGTGGCTGTCGGCCGCCATGCTGACGGCGACCGGGGCCGGGATGATGGTCCAGATGGCGGCGTCGAATACCCTGATCCAGACGATGGTCGACGAGGACAAGCGGGGCCGGGTGATGGGCTTCTACGGGATGGCCTTCCAGGGTGCGGCCCCGTTCGGGAGCCTGCTGAGCGGGTGGCTCGCGGGGGTGGCCGGCGCTCGCAACGTCGTCCTGGGGTCGGGAGTCCTGGTCCTGCTGGGCGGCCTGGCTTTCGCCATGCAACTGCCCCGGCTGCGGAGCCACGCCCGGCCGATCTACGTCCGCCTGGGCATCCTGCCGGGCGTGGGCGCGGCCTCGGCCACGGCGATGCCTCCGGCGCTGGCGGAAGCGGGGTGA
- a CDS encoding TetR family transcriptional regulator has product MARTRKSDTTDAQRQRILDAAEVVLRRHGPGKTNVVDVARELGQTHASVYRYFASKAELFDALVERWLSRVSEPLEAIARSNSPAGERLQRWLMALFRSKVRKVTADPELFMTYQAIAADSPTSVARHLAMMDEHVATMVSDGVASGEFPSETDPHRAARAILSGSIRFHHPGLLATSPGPPGEQEAEDVFALLLAGLSARGR; this is encoded by the coding sequence ATGGCTCGCACGCGAAAGAGCGACACGACTGACGCCCAGCGCCAGCGGATCCTGGACGCGGCCGAGGTGGTGCTCCGCCGTCACGGTCCGGGAAAGACCAACGTCGTCGACGTCGCGCGCGAGTTGGGGCAGACGCACGCCAGCGTCTATCGCTACTTCGCCAGCAAGGCCGAGCTGTTCGACGCCCTCGTCGAACGCTGGCTCTCGCGAGTCTCCGAGCCCCTGGAAGCGATCGCCCGGAGCAATAGCCCGGCGGGCGAACGCCTACAGCGGTGGCTGATGGCGCTTTTTCGCTCAAAAGTCCGCAAAGTCACCGCCGACCCAGAGTTGTTCATGACTTATCAGGCGATCGCCGCCGACTCTCCCACGTCCGTCGCGCGGCACCTTGCGATGATGGACGAACACGTCGCGACGATGGTGTCCGACGGCGTCGCGTCCGGCGAGTTTCCATCGGAAACCGATCCTCATCGAGCCGCCCGGGCGATTCTTAGCGGCTCGATCCGTTTCCACCACCCGGGGCTCCTGGCGACCTCCCCAGGACCGCCGGGCGAGCAGGAAGCCGAAGACGTTTTCGCCCTACTCCTCGCGGGCCTTTCGGCCCGGGGCCGATGA
- a CDS encoding aldo/keto reductase, translating into MEMRRLGVEGPLVSAVGLGCMGMSDFYGPADEGESVATIHEAIDRGVTFLNTGDFYGMGHNELLIARAIEGRRDRVFISVKFGALRTPDARFIGFDGRPAAVRTFLAYSLKRLKTDYIDLYQPARVDPSVPIEETVGAIAEMVQAGYVRHIGLSEASAATVKRAQAVHPIAALETEYAVLTREVEAEILPALRELGIATVAYGVLSRGLIGGVSKGPGAAGDHRSMLPRFQGDNVGANAKLVDALDAIAREKGATGAQLAIAWVLARGQDVIPLIGARTRIRLAEAIPALDLTLTADDLARIDAAFPVGAAAGDRYDKHGMAMVNR; encoded by the coding sequence ATGGAGATGCGACGTTTGGGGGTCGAAGGCCCGCTGGTTTCGGCGGTGGGGCTGGGATGCATGGGAATGTCGGATTTCTACGGCCCGGCGGACGAGGGGGAGAGCGTCGCGACGATCCACGAGGCGATCGATCGCGGGGTGACTTTTCTGAACACCGGCGACTTCTACGGGATGGGGCACAACGAGCTGCTGATCGCGCGGGCGATCGAGGGGCGTCGCGACCGTGTCTTCATCTCGGTGAAGTTCGGGGCGCTCCGGACGCCCGACGCGCGGTTCATCGGGTTCGACGGTCGGCCGGCCGCGGTCAGGACGTTCCTGGCCTACAGCTTGAAGCGGCTCAAGACGGACTACATCGATCTGTACCAGCCGGCTCGAGTCGATCCTTCGGTCCCGATCGAGGAGACCGTGGGCGCGATCGCCGAGATGGTCCAGGCGGGCTATGTGCGACACATCGGCCTCAGCGAGGCGTCGGCCGCTACGGTGAAGCGAGCGCAGGCGGTCCACCCGATCGCGGCGCTGGAGACCGAGTATGCCGTGCTGACGCGCGAGGTCGAGGCCGAGATCCTGCCGGCGCTCCGAGAGCTGGGCATCGCGACCGTTGCCTACGGCGTCCTCTCGCGGGGCCTGATCGGAGGCGTGTCGAAGGGGCCGGGGGCGGCCGGGGATCACCGGTCGATGCTCCCTCGTTTCCAGGGCGATAACGTGGGCGCGAACGCGAAGCTGGTTGACGCCCTGGACGCGATCGCGCGAGAGAAGGGCGCGACGGGGGCGCAGCTCGCCATTGCGTGGGTCCTCGCGCGAGGCCAGGATGTCATACCGCTGATCGGCGCCCGGACCCGGATCCGGCTGGCCGAGGCGATCCCCGCGCTTGACCTGACGTTGACAGCCGACGACCTGGCGCGGATCGACGCGGCCTTTCCCGTCGGCGCGGCGGCCGGCGATCGCTACGACAAGCACGGTATGGCGATGGTCAACCGCTGA
- a CDS encoding SDR family oxidoreductase translates to MPEDPREKGPKPPHPPQKQAPPGVEAEMDPPPDYGEDSYKGSGKLEGKAVVITGGDSGIGRAVALAYAREGADILISYLDEEVDARETARVVEAAGQKCVLVPGDIQDESHCQAIIDRAVEAFGKVDVLVNNAAFQMSREDIEEISTEEFDRTMKTNLYAMFWLCKAAAPHMPAGGAIINTTSIQADAPSPNLLPYASTKAAIQNFTNGLAQMLGKKGIRVNCVAPGPIWTPLIPATMPEEKVKNFGKDTALGRAGQPKEVAPAFVLLASDESSYMAGATVAVTGGKPMM, encoded by the coding sequence ATGCCAGAAGACCCACGCGAAAAAGGCCCGAAGCCGCCCCACCCGCCCCAGAAGCAGGCGCCCCCGGGCGTGGAAGCCGAGATGGACCCGCCACCGGATTATGGTGAGGACAGCTACAAGGGTTCTGGCAAGCTCGAAGGCAAGGCGGTCGTCATCACCGGCGGCGATTCGGGGATCGGACGGGCCGTGGCCCTGGCCTACGCCCGCGAGGGGGCGGACATCCTCATCTCGTATCTCGACGAGGAGGTCGACGCCAGGGAGACCGCCCGCGTCGTCGAGGCTGCCGGCCAGAAGTGCGTCCTCGTCCCGGGCGACATTCAGGACGAGTCCCACTGTCAGGCGATCATCGACAGGGCGGTGGAGGCATTCGGCAAGGTCGACGTCCTGGTCAACAACGCCGCCTTCCAGATGAGCCGGGAGGACATCGAGGAGATCAGCACGGAAGAATTCGACCGGACGATGAAGACGAACCTGTACGCCATGTTCTGGCTGTGCAAGGCCGCCGCGCCGCACATGCCCGCGGGCGGGGCGATCATCAACACGACATCCATCCAGGCCGACGCCCCAAGCCCGAACCTCCTCCCCTACGCCTCCACCAAGGCGGCGATCCAGAACTTCACCAACGGCCTGGCTCAGATGCTCGGCAAGAAGGGCATCCGTGTGAACTGCGTCGCGCCGGGGCCGATCTGGACGCCGCTGATCCCGGCCACCATGCCGGAGGAGAAGGTGAAGAATTTCGGCAAGGACACGGCCCTGGGGCGGGCGGGTCAGCCCAAAGAGGTCGCCCCCGCTTTCGTGCTGCTGGCCTCCGACGAGTCGAGTTATATGGCCGGCGCGACCGTTGCGGTCACCGGCGGCAAGCCCATGATGTGA
- a CDS encoding alcohol dehydrogenase catalytic domain-containing protein, protein MQITAAVMEKPDGVLARRRIKLEKVELEDPREDEVLIRVTSCGVCGTDKGCIHGLEPFPIPGVLGHEGAGVVEAIGSRVSLVKTGDRVMIGVPFCGHCLTCRRGEPRYCQNYMALTSSGYRMDGSSPMSRDGETLAGRFFQQSSWVPNTLALERQLARAHDGLDLDLTGQYGCSISTGAGTNFNELKPYPRSSIAGFGAGNVGLGAVMAARMTGATTIIAVDEVAERLALAGELGATHTLQHGPGTVEEPKALIRDNVDFSMEATDGSNLVSEAIEALGVRGTCARMGGAKLTETVQYKFADVPLKGKRIVGAMGGGGQSPMFLEDLMRLQLEGRFPLEKPVKFHDFADVNQAIDDSDAHKIIKPILRMQ, encoded by the coding sequence GTGCAGATCACCGCCGCCGTGATGGAGAAGCCCGACGGGGTCCTAGCCCGTCGCAGGATCAAATTGGAGAAAGTCGAGCTGGAAGATCCGCGCGAAGACGAGGTCTTGATCCGGGTCACCAGCTGCGGCGTCTGCGGGACCGACAAGGGCTGCATCCACGGCCTCGAACCCTTTCCCATTCCGGGCGTCCTGGGGCACGAAGGTGCGGGGGTCGTCGAGGCGATCGGCTCCCGCGTCAGCCTCGTCAAGACCGGCGACCGGGTCATGATCGGAGTTCCCTTCTGCGGCCATTGCCTCACCTGCCGCAGGGGAGAACCCCGCTATTGCCAGAACTACATGGCCCTGACGTCCTCGGGCTACCGCATGGACGGTTCGAGCCCGATGTCGCGGGACGGCGAGACGCTGGCCGGGCGGTTCTTCCAGCAATCGTCATGGGTCCCGAACACGCTCGCCCTGGAGCGTCAGCTCGCCCGGGCGCACGACGGCCTCGACCTGGACCTGACCGGCCAGTACGGGTGCTCGATCTCCACCGGGGCGGGCACCAACTTCAACGAACTGAAGCCCTATCCCAGGTCGTCGATCGCCGGCTTCGGCGCGGGCAACGTCGGTCTGGGTGCCGTCATGGCCGCGAGGATGACCGGGGCGACGACGATCATCGCCGTCGACGAGGTGGCGGAGCGGTTGGCCCTGGCCGGGGAGCTGGGGGCCACGCACACGCTGCAGCATGGGCCGGGCACGGTCGAGGAGCCGAAGGCCCTGATCAGGGACAACGTCGACTTCAGCATGGAGGCGACGGACGGGTCCAACCTCGTGTCCGAGGCGATCGAGGCCCTGGGCGTCCGCGGTACGTGCGCCAGGATGGGCGGGGCCAAGTTGACGGAGACCGTGCAGTACAAGTTCGCCGACGTCCCCCTCAAGGGCAAGCGGATCGTCGGGGCGATGGGCGGCGGCGGCCAATCGCCCATGTTCCTCGAGGACCTGATGCGGCTCCAGTTGGAAGGCCGCTTCCCCCTGGAAAAGCCCGTGAAGTTCCACGACTTCGCGGACGTCAACCAGGCGATCGACGACAGCGACGCCCACAAGATCATCAAGCCGATCCTCCGGATGCAATAA
- a CDS encoding glycosyltransferase family 39 protein: MPILQGLSRPVDLTPLLDRVFDVIARRPLTVCACLGAALRIWVYLQGRSYWMDEGSLLGNLRDRAAFDFSGPLTSDQLAPPAFLAAERIVISLLGSSPYATRLIPLACGLASLVIFRALVKRLLSPSTAVLAMVLFAFSDDLTYYSNELKPYSSDVASALLITLLSLNELRDAPSSSRRAGLAILATASPWISFPAAFVVAGCGLALLLDRVRRGRRRDAAELLALAAVWAASVLVAHRISSRLLGPATSMYVFWNFAFPPFPPRSRADVAQAIGIVLETFVTPLNLTPRMLSYFFALFALVILVQGSLRLARRDAGALAMLVLPMALAFAASVVRRYPFHGRLILWLAPACFIMIAEGVQHVRRHRGFAWCVAVLAFLVVYPTWDTLHEAVPPHTREFNRHGDLRRNRFME; this comes from the coding sequence GTGCCCATCCTCCAAGGCCTGTCGCGCCCCGTCGACCTGACGCCGTTGCTCGACCGCGTGTTCGATGTGATCGCTCGGCGTCCGCTCACCGTCTGCGCCTGTCTCGGGGCGGCGTTGAGGATCTGGGTCTACCTCCAGGGTCGCAGCTACTGGATGGACGAGGGCTCGCTGCTAGGGAACCTGCGCGACCGCGCGGCGTTCGACTTCTCGGGCCCGCTGACCTCCGACCAACTGGCGCCTCCGGCCTTCCTGGCGGCCGAGAGGATCGTCATCAGCCTGCTCGGCTCCTCGCCCTATGCGACCCGCCTGATCCCCCTGGCGTGCGGGCTCGCCTCGCTCGTCATCTTCCGCGCGCTGGTGAAACGGCTCCTGTCACCGTCGACGGCCGTGCTGGCGATGGTCCTCTTCGCATTCTCCGACGACCTGACCTACTATTCCAACGAACTGAAGCCGTACTCATCGGACGTGGCGTCGGCCCTCCTGATCACGCTCCTCAGTCTGAATGAGCTTCGCGACGCCCCCAGCTCGAGTCGTCGCGCGGGCCTGGCGATCCTGGCCACGGCGTCGCCCTGGATTTCGTTCCCAGCCGCTTTCGTAGTCGCCGGCTGCGGCCTCGCGCTCCTCTTGGATCGGGTGCGCCGAGGCCGTCGCCGCGATGCCGCCGAGTTGCTGGCGTTGGCCGCCGTCTGGGCGGCGAGCGTGCTGGTCGCCCATCGCATCTCAAGCCGGCTGCTCGGGCCGGCGACGTCGATGTACGTCTTCTGGAATTTCGCCTTCCCGCCGTTCCCGCCCCGGAGCCGGGCGGACGTGGCGCAGGCGATAGGGATCGTCCTGGAGACGTTCGTCACGCCGTTGAACCTCACGCCCAGGATGCTCTCCTATTTCTTCGCTCTCTTCGCGCTCGTGATCCTGGTGCAGGGCTCGCTTCGGCTCGCCCGCCGCGATGCCGGGGCGCTGGCGATGCTGGTCCTGCCCATGGCGCTGGCGTTCGCCGCCTCTGTGGTCCGTCGATATCCCTTCCACGGCCGCCTGATTCTCTGGCTGGCCCCGGCGTGCTTCATCATGATCGCCGAGGGCGTGCAGCACGTCCGTCGCCACCGCGGATTCGCCTGGTGCGTCGCCGTGCTGGCCTTCCTCGTCGTCTACCCGACTTGGGACACTCTCCACGAGGCCGTTCCGCCCCACACCCGCGAGTTCAACCGCCATGGCGACTTGCGCCGGAATCGGTTCATGGAGTGA
- a CDS encoding DUF4385 domain-containing protein: MEKPSYVNFDKSAYPWRPDVDYRANPELYRVGKGEQGVLICEPYKSELTPHWRFKTPEIAKVSSRAIYKLFLAHLRRGDFVGADMARKFLQMGFTRARRYANYKGGRKYDAADKHPLAKGTGDPAKVESAAIFYEAWRKAEAKPVYARMKTEWKAKYG, encoded by the coding sequence ATGGAAAAGCCGAGCTATGTGAATTTCGACAAGTCGGCGTATCCCTGGCGGCCCGACGTCGACTACAGGGCGAATCCCGAGCTTTATCGGGTCGGCAAGGGCGAGCAGGGCGTGCTGATCTGCGAGCCCTACAAGAGCGAATTGACGCCGCACTGGCGTTTCAAGACTCCGGAGATCGCGAAGGTGAGCAGTCGTGCGATCTACAAGTTATTCCTCGCCCACCTTCGCCGGGGCGACTTCGTCGGCGCCGACATGGCTCGCAAGTTCCTTCAGATGGGGTTCACGCGGGCGCGGCGTTACGCCAACTACAAGGGCGGGCGCAAGTACGACGCGGCCGACAAGCATCCGCTCGCGAAGGGCACGGGCGACCCGGCGAAGGTCGAATCGGCCGCCATCTTCTACGAGGCCTGGCGGAAGGCAGAGGCGAAGCCCGTCTACGCGAGGATGAAGACCGAGTGGAAGGCGAAATACGGCTGA
- a CDS encoding carboxypeptidase-like regulatory domain-containing protein: MTRIATTLVIVLLAAASPREAKALIRGDAGNKPLHDPGWPTGAAGIFNHPSRVAWWEGPPFGGGQWHSECRGDANALNAVLAEFARVDAKTRRVVVHDGVGYSFWLAPNGEPQKRVKVDWVLMVWQATNWERLHEMPADLNPTEPDDDTPPAQLDVFTDEIRWSDVVVPDGLTVVDQRLEAHGFTAADGRVLEGKVAELSSGRPIAATVRLERVEPQEKGGYAYPLAVEATTDAQGHWVMRRSPAGWHRVVVSAEGFVPRVAGYVQADEQPRWQPFDCGLAAAASVSGRIVDEAGGPLAGVEVRLDNVQPKSGGRYESSREYRCTTDADGRFRAEPVPEGTASVWLFKPGYCRPGLGLSITSPAEDVALTMMKASGVRVTVDFGGAARPGGYMVKIEPEGGEAEGSFGGVGDVDARNQLAFEIVPPGRYVIWGQPNPGSSDERSERITVELKGGETAEATLKAK; the protein is encoded by the coding sequence ATGACCAGAATCGCGACGACCCTCGTGATCGTCCTGCTCGCCGCAGCTTCCCCTCGGGAGGCGAAAGCGTTGATCCGCGGCGACGCCGGCAACAAGCCGTTGCATGATCCGGGCTGGCCTACCGGGGCGGCGGGGATCTTCAACCATCCCAGCCGGGTCGCCTGGTGGGAGGGCCCGCCCTTCGGGGGCGGCCAATGGCATTCCGAATGCCGCGGCGACGCCAACGCCCTGAACGCCGTCCTCGCCGAGTTCGCGAGGGTCGATGCGAAAACCCGGCGGGTCGTCGTCCACGACGGCGTCGGCTACAGCTTCTGGCTGGCCCCGAACGGCGAGCCGCAGAAGCGCGTCAAGGTCGACTGGGTCCTGATGGTCTGGCAGGCGACGAACTGGGAGCGCCTCCACGAAATGCCGGCCGACCTGAACCCGACCGAACCGGACGACGACACGCCGCCCGCCCAGCTCGACGTCTTCACGGACGAGATCCGCTGGTCGGACGTCGTCGTGCCCGACGGTCTCACGGTCGTCGACCAACGCCTGGAGGCCCACGGGTTCACCGCGGCCGACGGCCGGGTGCTGGAAGGGAAGGTCGCGGAACTGTCGAGCGGGCGACCGATCGCCGCCACGGTGAGGCTGGAGCGGGTCGAGCCGCAGGAGAAGGGTGGATACGCCTATCCGCTCGCGGTCGAGGCCACGACGGACGCCCAGGGCCATTGGGTCATGAGGCGCTCGCCCGCGGGCTGGCACCGAGTGGTGGTCTCGGCAGAAGGGTTCGTCCCCCGGGTGGCCGGGTACGTCCAGGCCGACGAACAGCCCCGATGGCAGCCGTTCGATTGCGGGCTCGCCGCGGCGGCGTCCGTGTCGGGGCGGATCGTCGACGAGGCCGGCGGTCCGCTCGCTGGGGTCGAGGTGAGGCTCGATAACGTGCAGCCGAAATCCGGAGGACGCTACGAGTCGTCTCGCGAATACCGCTGCACGACCGACGCCGACGGCCGTTTCCGGGCCGAGCCGGTGCCGGAGGGGACGGCGAGCGTGTGGCTCTTCAAGCCGGGCTATTGCCGACCCGGACTCGGCCTGTCGATCACGAGCCCCGCGGAAGACGTCGCCTTGACGATGATGAAAGCCTCGGGCGTCCGTGTGACGGTGGATTTCGGCGGCGCGGCGAGGCCCGGGGGATACATGGTCAAGATCGAGCCCGAGGGGGGCGAGGCCGAGGGATCGTTCGGCGGCGTCGGGGACGTCGACGCCAGGAACCAACTGGCCTTCGAGATCGTGCCGCCGGGCCGATACGTGATCTGGGGCCAGCCCAATCCCGGTTCCAGCGATGAGCGAAGCGAACGGATCACGGTCGAATTGAAGGGCGGCGAGACCGCCGAGGCGACGCTCAAGGCGAAATAG
- a CDS encoding MBL fold metallo-hydrolase has protein sequence MRILWYGHAAFLIENPGVRIIVDPFRAPDSGGYEPIDEPADVVVVSHENDRYHSHLGQIIPPFHVIRALNLGEAGESFRGVLFEAIRVFESPERKPEDEVTIIHFRTEGLHVVFLGDLGHLLTESELTPIRGADVLLIPAGGTPTIDLDEIPALLDAIDPRIVVPMHYKTPKINLNIQPLERFLERLPDDPIVAVDGSEFTVDTASLPSRRTIYRMEHAR, from the coding sequence ATGCGAATTCTTTGGTACGGCCACGCCGCGTTTCTGATCGAAAATCCGGGCGTCCGGATCATCGTCGACCCCTTTCGCGCGCCCGACTCGGGCGGCTATGAGCCGATCGACGAGCCGGCCGACGTCGTGGTCGTCAGCCACGAGAACGACCGCTATCACAGCCATCTCGGGCAGATCATCCCGCCGTTCCACGTCATTCGGGCCCTTAACCTGGGCGAGGCGGGCGAGAGTTTTCGCGGGGTCCTCTTCGAGGCGATCCGTGTGTTCGAGTCGCCCGAACGGAAGCCTGAGGACGAGGTGACGATCATCCACTTCCGTACCGAGGGGCTGCACGTCGTCTTCCTGGGAGACCTGGGCCACCTCTTGACGGAGTCCGAGCTGACACCGATCCGCGGTGCCGACGTGCTCCTAATCCCCGCAGGCGGCACGCCGACGATCGACCTGGACGAGATCCCCGCCCTCCTCGACGCGATCGACCCCAGGATCGTCGTGCCGATGCACTACAAGACTCCGAAGATCAACCTGAACATCCAGCCCCTGGAGCGGTTCCTCGAACGCCTTCCCGACGATCCCATCGTCGCCGTCGATGGGTCGGAGTTCACGGTCGACACGGCGTCGCTGCCCTCACGGCGGACCATCTATCGAATGGAACATGCACGTTGA